In the Apteryx mantelli isolate bAptMan1 chromosome 1, bAptMan1.hap1, whole genome shotgun sequence genome, one interval contains:
- the LOC136991021 gene encoding olfactory receptor 51G1-like, translating into MATNGSSKPLMFLLTGFPGLENSHPWIAISISLMYLVAICGNCTILAIIQAEVSLHKPMYLFLAMLAVTDLCQVATTLPTMLRLFWFNSRAVSFDACATQMFFIHSLSGMESVILVAMAFDRFVAISNPLRYSLIMTNSRVAKIGLAMVFRAVLFTLPTPILLRLLRYCRVNTLSHSFCVHQDMMKLACSDRRVNIIYGLFAVLATFGIDSLLILLSYVIIVKTVSNIASGEERLRALDTCVSHLCAVLIFYIPLIGLTIVHRFGEHASPLVHILMGFIYVLIPPMPNPIVYSIKITQIRQRILKRLQSSPALCAR; encoded by the coding sequence ATGGCCACTAATGGCAGCTCCAAGCCTTTGATGTTCCTACTGACTGGTTTCCCTGGCCTGGAAAATAGTCACCCTTGGATTGCCATTTCTATAAGCCTGATGTATCTCGTTGCTATTTGTGGTAACTGCACTATCTTGGCCATCATTCAGGCAGAGGTGAGCCTGCACAAGCCCATGTACCTGTTCTTGGCTATGCTGGCTGTGACAGACCTGTGTCAGGTTGCCACCACCCTGCCAACCATGCTCCGCCTCTTCTGGTTCAACTCCCGAGCAGTCAGCTTTGATGCCTGTGCCACTCAGATGTTCTTCATCCACTCCCTGTCCGGCATGGAGTCTGTCATCCTGGTGGCAATGGCTtttgaccgctttgttgccatctccaaCCCACTCCGATACTCCCTGATTATGACTAATTCCAGGGTAGCCAAGATAGGGCTGGCGATGGTTTTCAGGGCTGTGCTCTTTACACTCCCAACCCCAATCCTCCTCCGGCTGCTGCGGTACTGCAGAGTCAACACTCTCTCCCACTCGTTCTGTGTGCACCAGGACATGATGAAGCTTGCCTGCTCGGACAGGAGAGTCAACATCATCTACGGCCTCTTTGCAGTCCTGGCCACATTTGGCATTGACTCCCTGCTCATTCTCCTTTCCTATGTCATCATCGTGAAGACAGTCTCCAACATTGCCTCTGGGGAGGAGCGCCTCCGGGCTCTGGACACCTGCGTCTCCCACCTCTGTGCTGTCCTCATCTTCTACATCCCCCTCATAGGGCTGACCATTGTGCACCGGTTTGGGGAGCATGCTTCCCCGCTGGTgcacatcctcatgggcttcatCTATGTCCTCATCCCCCCCATGCCGAATCCCATTGTGTACAGCATCAAAATAACCCAGATCCGGCAAAGGATCCTCaagaggctgcagagcagcccggCACTGTGCGCACGTTGA